In a single window of the Limnochorda sp. L945t genome:
- a CDS encoding TonB family protein has translation MSAHSGLSHDPGRLEPFIGISLVLHAILLALIAPALMSDALTVSMGEGAVVRIIPVPAGPSGHGVLNRPGAPGTAGAAPAKPRAPAAAQVYAEKPKPPTRPLGTTAAKPPGKSAPEVAQEKPPVKGPVPAAKQVLTSERSPSVAAVSAAPARPRAGSDEPGQVGEEGTPSQGPVTRPDSSGTGGTGKGEAPPGPPVGDPTASLVGEASPSPVYPKNAVTYGMQGRVVLTVTANADGTIREVTVKQSSGAPALDDFARRWVMGEWKLLPSSGRRAYQFDVAFDFEMPVDAQGRVQPKVSYQVLTPRVTYL, from the coding sequence ATGTCAGCCCACAGCGGGCTTTCACACGATCCGGGCCGGCTGGAGCCGTTCATCGGCATCTCGCTGGTACTGCACGCCATCTTGCTGGCGCTCATCGCCCCGGCCCTGATGTCGGACGCGTTGACGGTCTCGATGGGGGAGGGGGCCGTCGTCAGGATCATCCCCGTTCCCGCCGGGCCGAGCGGTCACGGCGTGCTCAACAGGCCCGGTGCTCCCGGTACGGCGGGCGCCGCGCCGGCAAAGCCCAGGGCACCGGCGGCCGCCCAGGTGTATGCGGAGAAGCCCAAGCCCCCTACCCGTCCGCTGGGCACTACGGCCGCAAAGCCGCCCGGCAAGTCCGCCCCGGAGGTCGCTCAGGAGAAACCGCCCGTCAAGGGGCCGGTTCCTGCAGCCAAGCAGGTCCTCACGTCGGAGAGGAGCCCCAGCGTAGCCGCCGTGAGTGCGGCTCCAGCCCGCCCACGGGCAGGGTCGGACGAGCCGGGGCAGGTCGGCGAGGAGGGGACCCCTTCCCAGGGGCCCGTGACCCGTCCCGACAGCTCCGGCACCGGGGGCACCGGCAAGGGTGAGGCCCCTCCGGGTCCGCCGGTGGGAGATCCGACGGCCAGCCTGGTGGGCGAAGCGAGTCCTTCCCCTGTGTACCCCAAGAACGCCGTGACCTACGGCATGCAAGGCCGGGTGGTCCTGACGGTGACGGCCAACGCCGACGGGACCATCCGGGAGGTGACCGTGAAACAAAGCTCGGGTGCCCCGGCACTGGACGACTTTGCCAGGCGATGGGTCATGGGGGAGTGGAAGCTGCTTCCTTCGAGCGGGCGCCGGGCTTACCAATTCGACGTGGCTTTCGACTTCGAGATGCCCGTGGACGCCCAGGGACGGGTGCAGCCGAAGGTCAGCTACCAGGTGCTGACTCCCCGGGTGACCTACCTGTGA
- a CDS encoding coiled-coil domain-containing protein, giving the protein MKERLASNARRWAAMGAAGLLVFALVWVAPALPGQAQSSQAQPAPAIADVPPDHWAYRAVMTLVQRGYLSLEAGRFDGSRPVDRYTLAAVVARLLQDVEGGQVRLTGDDLRLVRQLTGEFRQELARWQDQRVQLSQRLDDQARNVGRIDAKLSDVLSEFSNQARATEEALKGLRTVTSDLGTQVASLSQELAQLKQDLGQGRVSAEGMRQALVTLESGTGKLEERINGLNQQLNTLAQQMQSAASSKDVESLNGKLASLSRDIEAVRGSLAQLVNSLTQSGIQPEQAGALIAAQQENLRRLQGSLERLDRLAAAVQALQQQDAARQKQLAALQAQLEEYRQQAQTAQQAQARLQKEVDDLRANVGTMRQAMGSLVREASPAQGVPAGLAQEVEQLRNQNRWLMGAALAGVVLGIAALISK; this is encoded by the coding sequence ATGAAGGAAAGGCTCGCAAGCAACGCCCGACGTTGGGCCGCGATGGGGGCGGCCGGCCTCTTGGTCTTTGCCCTCGTCTGGGTCGCCCCGGCCCTCCCGGGCCAGGCGCAATCCTCGCAAGCACAGCCCGCCCCTGCGATCGCCGACGTGCCGCCCGACCATTGGGCCTATCGCGCGGTGATGACCCTGGTGCAGCGCGGGTATTTATCCCTCGAGGCCGGCCGCTTCGACGGCTCGCGGCCCGTGGACCGGTACACCCTGGCCGCCGTGGTGGCCCGGCTGCTACAGGACGTCGAGGGCGGCCAGGTGCGGCTCACCGGCGACGACCTCAGACTGGTGCGGCAGCTCACCGGAGAGTTCCGCCAGGAGCTTGCCCGCTGGCAGGATCAGCGGGTGCAGCTGTCGCAGCGGCTCGATGACCAGGCCCGCAACGTGGGGCGGATCGATGCCAAGCTCTCGGACGTGCTGTCGGAGTTTTCCAACCAGGCACGGGCAACGGAGGAAGCTCTCAAGGGCCTGCGCACCGTGACGTCCGACCTGGGCACCCAGGTGGCGTCCTTGAGCCAGGAGCTGGCCCAGCTGAAGCAAGATCTGGGCCAGGGGCGGGTCAGCGCCGAGGGCATGAGGCAGGCCCTGGTCACCCTCGAGTCGGGCACGGGCAAGCTCGAGGAGCGCATCAACGGGCTCAACCAGCAGCTCAACACCCTGGCCCAGCAGATGCAGTCTGCGGCCTCGAGCAAGGATGTCGAGAGCCTCAACGGCAAGCTCGCAAGCCTCAGCCGCGACATCGAGGCGGTACGGGGTTCCCTGGCCCAGCTGGTCAACTCTCTCACCCAAAGCGGTATCCAGCCGGAACAGGCCGGCGCGCTCATAGCCGCCCAGCAGGAAAACCTGAGGCGCCTGCAGGGCTCCCTCGAGCGGCTCGACCGGCTGGCAGCCGCGGTCCAGGCGCTGCAGCAGCAAGACGCCGCCCGCCAGAAGCAGCTGGCCGCGCTGCAGGCGCAGCTCGAGGAGTATCGCCAGCAGGCGCAGACCGCACAGCAGGCGCAGGCCAGGCTTCAAAAGGAAGTGGACGACCTGCGGGCGAATGTCGGCACCATGCGCCAGGCGATGGGTTCGCTGGTGCGGGAGGCGAGCCCCGCCCAGGGTGTCCCTGCCGGCCTGGCTCAAGAGGTGGAGCAGCTGCGCAATCAAAACCGCTGGCTGATGGGGGCCGCGCTGGCCGGCGTCGTTCTGGGCATCGCGGCCCTGATCAGCAAGTAG
- a CDS encoding amino acid ABC transporter ATP-binding protein, which translates to MILVRGVHKWFGSLHVLQGVDLEVYPGEVLVIIGPSGSGKSTLLRCINRLEPIQQGRIVVDRYDVNDPKTPITRLRSEIGMVFQQFNLYPHMSVLDNITLAPIRVRGMSPEQARERALSLLAKVGIPDKAAAYPSQLSGGQQQRVAIARGLAMNPKIMLFDEPTSALDPEMIKEVLDVMKALAREGMTMVVVTHEMGFAREAAHRVIFMDGGRIIESGTPEQIFTRPREARTRGFLEKIL; encoded by the coding sequence ATCATCCTCGTCCGCGGAGTGCACAAGTGGTTCGGCTCCTTGCACGTCCTGCAAGGCGTCGACCTGGAGGTATACCCGGGGGAGGTGCTGGTCATCATCGGCCCGAGCGGCTCGGGCAAGAGCACCTTGCTGCGCTGCATCAACCGGTTGGAGCCGATCCAGCAAGGCCGCATCGTGGTCGACCGCTACGACGTCAACGACCCCAAGACCCCCATCACCCGACTGCGCAGCGAGATCGGGATGGTCTTCCAGCAGTTCAACCTCTACCCGCACATGTCCGTGCTGGACAACATCACGCTGGCCCCCATCCGGGTGCGGGGGATGAGCCCCGAGCAGGCCCGGGAGCGGGCGCTGTCCCTGCTGGCCAAGGTCGGCATCCCGGACAAGGCCGCCGCCTATCCCTCGCAGCTGTCCGGCGGCCAGCAGCAACGGGTGGCCATCGCCCGGGGGCTGGCGATGAACCCCAAGATCATGTTGTTCGACGAGCCCACCTCGGCCCTCGACCCCGAGATGATCAAGGAAGTCCTGGACGTGATGAAGGCCCTGGCCCGCGAAGGGATGACCATGGTGGTCGTCACCCACGAGATGGGCTTCGCCCGGGAGGCGGCCCACCGGGTGATCTTCATGGACGGAGGGCGGATCATCGAATCGGGGACGCCGGAGCAAATCTTCACCCGCCCCCGCGAGGCCCGGACGAGGGGATTTCTGGAAAAGATCCTCTGA
- a CDS encoding ExbD/TolR family protein translates to MAITRTQRHRPRVEIINMVDVMFFLLSFFMVFSTLRGNPATLDLDLPRAVTATREAAPALEVTIDRAGRYFLDGRPVGLAQMGVLVGDAIRRHPDRLVVVKADRDVKYDLVVQGIDVLRRAGAYRLGLAVELKPAPSAGR, encoded by the coding sequence GTGGCCATCACGCGTACCCAGCGACACCGGCCCCGGGTCGAGATCATCAACATGGTCGACGTGATGTTCTTCCTGCTTTCGTTCTTCATGGTCTTCTCCACGTTGCGCGGCAATCCCGCGACCCTCGACCTGGACCTGCCCAGGGCCGTCACCGCCACCCGGGAAGCCGCCCCGGCTCTGGAGGTCACCATCGATCGTGCCGGCCGCTATTTCCTGGACGGGCGTCCCGTGGGCCTTGCCCAGATGGGGGTCCTGGTGGGGGATGCGATACGCCGGCACCCGGACCGCTTGGTGGTCGTCAAGGCCGATCGGGACGTCAAATACGACCTCGTGGTGCAGGGGATCGACGTGCTCCGCCGGGCGGGAGCCTACCGGCTCGGCCTTGCGGTGGAGCTGAAGCCCGCACCGTCGGCAGGTCGCTGA
- a CDS encoding fused MFS/spermidine synthase: MLGVVVFVAGAVLMALEMVGSRLLAPYFGNSIYVWGSLISVVLAALTAGYFVGGRLADRRPQAQWLGWLIAVPGVFVTSMPLWAGPLNHWLVSSGTGIREGSLVSALLLFFLPGLFLGTVSPYAIRLAAQGVETIGLTAGTLYAVSTAGSIAGTLLTSFYLVAWLGVTQILYVLGVVLVLLGLAVVGWGHAGAAQAEGPAIPSPAPSPRAGGGKPGSGRTPPPSARPRSPTVSGAPGGRGGGRALLVGAVLALAATGAAVGAGVGWPEWTGLAQERGAIVYQKDSAYHHILVVDDPVGLRYLKFDDSWQSAMDKADPTGLVFGYTRYFHLAMALAPQAREALMVGLGGGSVPKNFLAFYPSLRMDVAELDPEVVRVAHRFFAVPLDDRRLAVHAQDGRIFVERTRARYDAVFLDAYFAYSIPFHLATREFYEALKSRLQPGGVVASNIIGALSGRHSLLFRSMLRTMQAVFPTTYVLPVGATSGSAIDPAYRNIIVLATDQQAMAPGEFQARVERLEQEGRLPPGTSSLARSLVVEPIDTHDVPLLTDDHAPVDTLVRI; encoded by the coding sequence ATGCTGGGCGTTGTCGTGTTTGTTGCGGGCGCCGTGCTGATGGCGCTGGAGATGGTGGGGAGCCGGCTTCTCGCTCCCTACTTCGGTAACTCCATCTACGTCTGGGGCAGCCTCATCTCGGTCGTGCTGGCCGCGCTCACGGCGGGGTACTTCGTGGGTGGCCGCCTGGCCGACCGCCGACCGCAAGCCCAGTGGCTCGGGTGGCTCATCGCGGTGCCCGGCGTCTTCGTCACCTCCATGCCTTTGTGGGCAGGGCCGCTCAACCACTGGCTGGTGAGCTCGGGGACCGGTATCCGGGAAGGGTCCCTGGTATCGGCCCTGCTGCTCTTCTTCCTGCCCGGGCTCTTCCTCGGCACGGTGTCGCCGTACGCCATCCGCCTGGCGGCCCAGGGGGTCGAGACCATCGGGCTTACCGCCGGGACGCTCTACGCCGTCTCGACGGCAGGCAGCATCGCCGGCACCCTCCTGACCTCCTTCTACCTGGTGGCGTGGCTCGGCGTGACCCAGATCCTGTACGTTCTGGGCGTCGTGCTCGTCCTGCTGGGATTGGCCGTGGTGGGATGGGGTCATGCCGGGGCGGCGCAGGCGGAAGGACCGGCGATCCCCTCGCCGGCGCCTTCTCCCAGGGCAGGCGGTGGCAAGCCCGGTTCAGGGCGCACGCCTCCTCCGTCCGCGCGCCCCAGGTCGCCGACCGTCAGCGGGGCCCCCGGGGGGAGAGGCGGCGGGCGTGCGCTCCTCGTGGGCGCCGTCCTGGCCCTGGCCGCCACCGGGGCAGCCGTCGGGGCGGGAGTGGGCTGGCCCGAGTGGACGGGCCTCGCGCAGGAGCGGGGCGCGATCGTCTACCAGAAAGATTCGGCCTACCACCACATCCTGGTGGTCGACGACCCGGTGGGCCTTCGATACCTCAAGTTCGACGACTCCTGGCAAAGCGCGATGGACAAGGCGGACCCGACGGGGCTGGTCTTCGGGTACACCCGCTACTTCCACCTCGCCATGGCCCTCGCGCCACAGGCCCGGGAGGCCCTGATGGTAGGGCTGGGAGGGGGATCGGTCCCGAAGAACTTCCTGGCCTTCTACCCTTCGCTGCGCATGGACGTGGCCGAACTCGACCCGGAGGTCGTCCGGGTCGCCCACCGTTTCTTCGCCGTGCCCCTCGACGACCGGCGGCTCGCCGTCCACGCGCAGGACGGCCGCATCTTCGTGGAGCGCACCCGAGCCCGGTACGACGCGGTCTTCCTGGATGCTTACTTCGCCTATTCGATTCCCTTCCACCTGGCGACCCGGGAGTTTTACGAGGCGCTGAAGAGCCGCTTGCAGCCGGGCGGGGTGGTGGCCTCCAACATCATCGGAGCCCTGTCGGGCCGCCACAGCCTGCTCTTCCGCTCGATGCTGCGCACGATGCAGGCCGTCTTCCCCACCACGTACGTCCTGCCCGTGGGGGCGACCTCCGGTAGCGCCATCGACCCCGCCTACCGCAACATCATCGTCCTGGCCACCGACCAGCAGGCCATGGCGCCGGGCGAGTTCCAGGCCAGAGTGGAGCGCCTCGAGCAGGAAGGGCGCCTTCCGCCGGGTACGTCGAGCCTGGCCCGGTCGCTGGTGGTGGAGCCCATCGACACCCACGACGTGCCGCTCCTGACCGACGACCACGCGCCCGTCGACACGCTCGTTCGCATCTGA
- a CDS encoding MotA/TolQ/ExbB proton channel family protein produces MYAAIVDMLVKGGPVMVPLGIVSVMAVAISIERLWYFAKLRHDDGDHLMDELRVLVHEGRLLEAMQSIRRVNGPTAAVLAEGLAAWDRPIEEVRSRVERVGQDEVLKLEARMAWLDAIVTGAPMLGLLGTVTGIIRSFRILANMQGVEPTGLSSGIAEALITTAAGLIIAIPVLFIHVYLSSIIDQRVAQLNRTTAELLQLLTEVRGRS; encoded by the coding sequence ATGTACGCCGCAATCGTGGACATGCTGGTCAAGGGTGGACCGGTCATGGTCCCCCTCGGGATCGTTTCCGTGATGGCGGTGGCCATCAGTATCGAGCGCCTCTGGTATTTCGCCAAGCTCCGGCACGACGATGGCGACCACCTCATGGACGAGCTCCGGGTCCTGGTGCACGAGGGCCGCTTGCTCGAGGCCATGCAGAGCATCCGCAGGGTCAACGGCCCCACCGCGGCGGTCCTGGCCGAAGGGCTGGCCGCCTGGGATCGCCCCATCGAAGAGGTGCGGTCCCGGGTGGAGCGGGTGGGCCAGGACGAGGTGCTCAAGCTAGAGGCGCGCATGGCGTGGCTCGACGCCATCGTCACCGGCGCTCCCATGCTGGGGCTGTTGGGTACGGTGACGGGCATCATACGGAGCTTCCGTATCCTGGCCAACATGCAGGGCGTCGAGCCTACCGGTTTGAGCTCCGGCATCGCCGAGGCCCTCATCACCACGGCGGCGGGCCTCATCATCGCCATACCGGTGCTGTTCATCCACGTCTACCTTTCCAGCATCATCGACCAGCGCGTGGCCCAGCTCAACCGGACGACGGCCGAGCTCTTGCAGTTGCTCACGGAAGTCCGGGGAAGGAGCTGA